The Candidatus Fusobacterium pullicola nucleotide sequence ATAAGTTCTTAAGTTTTCCTCTTATTTTTATTATTAAAGGGTGGGTTATAACTATATATTAGCTTTCTTTTTTGTATATACAAAAGTAGATATAAATGTCACTGACATAGTAACTATCATAGCTATAAGGTAAACTAACCAATATTGAGGTTTAACAGTTAAAATTCCAGGTAATCCTCCTACTCCGATACTATTAGCCATTACACCAAAGAAACCACATATTCCAGATCCACAAGCTGAACCTATCATAGCACATATCATAGGGTATTTATATTTGATATTTACTCCATAAAGAGCTGGTTCTGTAACTCCTAAGTAAGCTGAGATAGAAGCTGGGATAGCTACATCTTTTTTTACCTCTTTTGATGCAAAGCTCATAGCTAGAGAAGCTGTAGCTTGTGCTATGTTACTTAGAGCAAGTAAAGGGAAAATCATAGTTCCGCCAAGTTGTTGAATCAGAGTAAATTCAACAGCATTAGTAGTATGGTGTATTCCTGTTATAACTAATGGTGCATATAGGAAACCAAATATTATAGAACCTATTACAGCAAACTTACCAGTAAGTAGGATTTGGAATATATGTCCTACAAAATCTCCAAGTATTCTACCAACTGGACCGATTATAGCATGGGCTAAAAATACAGTCACAACTAGTGAAATAAGAGGAACAATAACTATTCTTATAGACTCATGAACTATCTTATTAAGCTTTGTTTCAATATATCCAAGAGTAAGCCCGGCTAAGATAGCGGGAATAACTTGAGCTTGGTATCCAACTTTATCAATAGAGAAAACTCCAAAATCCCAAGCATCAGGAACAGCCTTTCCTATGTTATAAGCATTCATAAGTTGAGGTGAAACTAAAGTAATACCTAGGATAATTCCAAGTATTTGACTTCCTCCCATCTTTCTAACCACTGACCAAGTGATACCAACAGGTAGGAAATGGAAGATAGCTTCTCCAATTAACCAAAGGAAACTATAGACAGTAGCCCAAAATTGGCTAGATTCAGCTAGAGTTTTTCCACCAAATTGGATATCTCCGATAAGATTTCTAAAACCTAGTATAAGTCCTCCACAGATAATTGCAGGTAGTAGAGGAACAAATATCTCAGCCATAGTAGAAAGGAATCTTTCTAAAGGATTCATATTTTTCTTAGCATACTCTTTACTTTCCTCTTTAGAAACCTCTTTTAAATCAAAAAGAGCTGTCATAGTTTTATAAAATTCTGCTACTGTATTACCTATTATTATTTGGAATTGTCCTCCACTAGTGAAACTTCCCTTTACACTCTTAATAGCTTCAAGCTTTTTTATATCAGCTTTGCTTGTATCTTTTAAAACGAAACGAAGTCTAGTCATACAGTGAGTAACTGAAGAGATATTATCCTTCCCTCCAACTCCTTCGATTACCTTAAGTGCATCGTCTCTAAATTTTTCATTTATATCTGCCACAATCAATCCTCCTAACTATTATTTCTTATTTTTTTAAAAATACTAAAGCATCATATGGTTGTAATTTTAAATTCTTTTCAAGGGTTACTTTTTCTCCGTTATTTGAAAGGATACACTCATAACCTTCGATTTCAAAATCTAACTCAATACTACACTCAACATTGTAGAAGTTAGTAACTACTAATAATTCTTCATTTTCTAAAACTCTTTTGAACATATAGACATTTTTATCATTTTCAGCAAGTGGAATAGTTTTTCCTAAAGCTATTACTCTATGTTCCTTTCTAAGAGCTATAAGCTTACGATAGTAGTTAAAGATACTGTCTTCATCATCAATTTGATTTTTAACATTTATCTCTTTATAGTTTTTTATACTTTCAATCCAAGGAGTTCCCTTTGAGAATCCACCATTTATCTCATCACTCCACTGCATAGGTGTTCTTCCATTATCTCTAGAACGCTCCATTACTATTTTCATAGCTTCTTCATCACTTAATCCACTATCCATCAATATTTTATGATAGTTGATAGATTCAACATCTTTGTATTGTGAGATAGTATCAAAGTAAGCATTAGTCATACCAATCTCTTCACCTTGGTATATGTATGGAGTCCCTCTTAACATATGAACAACTGTTCCTAGCATCTTAGCTGATTTTTTCCAGTAGTTTTTATCATCTCCAAAACGTGAAACAACTCTAGGTTGATCATGGTTACACCAGAAAAGAGCAGACCAAGCATTGTGCTCTTGCATACCAACTTGCCAAGAGTTAAGTATATCTTTTAATTCTTGGAAATCAAAAGGTTGTAAAGCCCATTTATCTTTATTTTTATAATCTACTTTTAAGTGGTGGAAGTTGAAAACCATAGATAATTCATTTTCATCTTTACCAGAGTATTTGAAGCAATTTTCCATAGACGTAGAAGACATCTCTCCAACAGTTATGATATCCTCTTTTTGTCCAAAGGTATTCTGGTTAAGACCTTTTAGGTACTCATGTATTTTAGGACCATCAGTATAGAATCTTCTTCCATCACCTTGGTAATCATTTTCAAATTTTTCAGGTTTAGAGATAAGATTTACAACGTCAAATCTGAAACCATTAACACCTTTATCTAGCCAAAATTTAACTACTTTGTATATCTCTTCTCTAACTTCTGGATTTTCCCAGTTTAAGTCAGCTTGAGTTCTATCAAAAAGGTGTAGGTAGTAACTTTCTAACTCTTCTACATACTCCCAAGCATTACCACCAAATTTAGAAACCCAGTTAGTAGGAGGATTATTTTTTTCTCCCTTTTTAAATATATAGAAATCTTGATATTTTTTTTCTCCAGCTAAAGCTTTTTTGAACCACTTATGCTCAGTAGAAGTATGGTTAAAAACCATATCTAGCATAATTCCAATACCTCTTTTTTTAGCTTCGGCAGAAAGTCTATCAAAATCCTCCATAGTTCCATATGTAGGATCAATATTACAGTAATCAGCCACATCATAACCATTATCTTTTTGTGGAGATACAAAGAATGGTGTTATCCATATGTAATCTACTCCAAGATGTTTTATGTAATCTAATTTTTCTGTAATT carries:
- the treB gene encoding PTS trehalose transporter subunit IIBC, whose protein sequence is MNEKFRDDALKVIEGVGGKDNISSVTHCMTRLRFVLKDTSKADIKKLEAIKSVKGSFTSGGQFQIIIGNTVAEFYKTMTALFDLKEVSKEESKEYAKKNMNPLERFLSTMAEIFVPLLPAIICGGLILGFRNLIGDIQFGGKTLAESSQFWATVYSFLWLIGEAIFHFLPVGITWSVVRKMGGSQILGIILGITLVSPQLMNAYNIGKAVPDAWDFGVFSIDKVGYQAQVIPAILAGLTLGYIETKLNKIVHESIRIVIVPLISLVVTVFLAHAIIGPVGRILGDFVGHIFQILLTGKFAVIGSIIFGFLYAPLVITGIHHTTNAVEFTLIQQLGGTMIFPLLALSNIAQATASLAMSFASKEVKKDVAIPASISAYLGVTEPALYGVNIKYKYPMICAMIGSACGSGICGFFGVMANSIGVGGLPGILTVKPQYWLVYLIAMIVTMSVTFISTFVYTKKKANI
- the treC gene encoding alpha,alpha-phosphotrehalase, with protein sequence MNFENKVVYQIYPKSFYDSNNDGIGDLNGITEKLDYIKHLGVDYIWITPFFVSPQKDNGYDVADYCNIDPTYGTMEDFDRLSAEAKKRGIGIMLDMVFNHTSTEHKWFKKALAGEKKYQDFYIFKKGEKNNPPTNWVSKFGGNAWEYVEELESYYLHLFDRTQADLNWENPEVREEIYKVVKFWLDKGVNGFRFDVVNLISKPEKFENDYQGDGRRFYTDGPKIHEYLKGLNQNTFGQKEDIITVGEMSSTSMENCFKYSGKDENELSMVFNFHHLKVDYKNKDKWALQPFDFQELKDILNSWQVGMQEHNAWSALFWCNHDQPRVVSRFGDDKNYWKKSAKMLGTVVHMLRGTPYIYQGEEIGMTNAYFDTISQYKDVESINYHKILMDSGLSDEEAMKIVMERSRDNGRTPMQWSDEINGGFSKGTPWIESIKNYKEINVKNQIDDEDSIFNYYRKLIALRKEHRVIALGKTIPLAENDKNVYMFKRVLENEELLVVTNFYNVECSIELDFEIEGYECILSNNGEKVTLEKNLKLQPYDALVFLKK